In a single window of the Sulfurimonas crateris genome:
- the queA gene encoding tRNA preQ1(34) S-adenosylmethionine ribosyltransferase-isomerase QueA: MSNKELLTSSYDFALPKELIATHPANPRDSAKLLVYNRATGEVSHLKFSDLETLIPKDCALIFNDTKVIKARLFGKKESGGKIELLINRALNAHDVNVYIRGKVKIGTEIFFANDLVAIVKELHEDGSRVVNFYQNATALRFEELLPIIDKIGHIPLPPYIQREDNKEDESEYQSVFAKEEGAVAAPTASLHFTKEQHERVCKNFAHAYVTLHVGSGTFKPVECETITEHPMHSEYYAISDAAKKLLDSDIKILSIGTTSTRTIEFYARSEKQRGEANLFLHPNNKPLRVDHLLTNFHLPKSTLLMLVASFTGLEKAQELYKTAIEEKYRFYSYGDAMLIL; this comes from the coding sequence GTGAGTAATAAAGAACTTCTAACCTCAAGCTATGACTTTGCTCTTCCAAAAGAGCTCATAGCGACCCACCCAGCAAACCCCAGAGACAGCGCAAAACTTCTTGTTTATAACAGAGCCACAGGCGAGGTCTCTCATCTAAAATTCTCAGATCTTGAGACTCTTATACCAAAAGATTGCGCACTTATTTTTAACGACACAAAAGTGATAAAAGCAAGGCTTTTCGGCAAAAAAGAGAGCGGGGGTAAAATAGAGCTTCTTATAAACAGAGCCCTGAATGCTCACGATGTAAATGTCTACATAAGAGGCAAAGTGAAAATTGGTACTGAGATTTTCTTTGCCAATGATTTAGTAGCTATTGTAAAAGAGCTGCATGAAGACGGAAGCAGAGTTGTGAATTTTTACCAAAACGCAACTGCTCTTCGTTTTGAAGAGCTTCTTCCGATCATAGATAAAATAGGTCACATCCCTCTGCCGCCCTACATCCAAAGAGAGGACAACAAAGAGGATGAGAGCGAGTACCAAAGCGTATTTGCAAAAGAGGAGGGTGCAGTTGCCGCTCCCACGGCATCCCTGCACTTTACAAAAGAGCAGCATGAGAGAGTATGTAAAAATTTTGCTCACGCCTACGTTACTCTGCATGTGGGAAGCGGAACATTTAAGCCGGTTGAGTGTGAAACTATAACAGAGCACCCTATGCACTCTGAGTATTACGCCATCTCAGACGCGGCAAAAAAACTTTTGGATTCCGATATAAAGATACTTAGCATCGGAACAACCTCTACTAGAACCATAGAGTTCTATGCAAGAAGCGAAAAACAAAGAGGCGAAGCAAACCTCTTTTTGCACCCAAATAACAAGCCTCTAAGAGTCGATCATCTGCTTACAAACTTTCATCTGCCCAAATCGACTCTACTTATGCTTGTAGCCTCTTTTACAGGCTTAGAAAAGGCGCAAGAGCTCTACAAAACAGCCATCGAGGAGAAGTATAGATTCTACTCCTACGGCGACGCTATGCTTATCCTTTAA
- a CDS encoding superoxide dismutase, which translates to MKFELMKLPYEDTALEPYISSETISYHYGKHHAAYVNKLNALIQESEFEEKPLEYIIKNSQGGIFNNAAQVYNHDFYWHGLTNTSSSPSVELSDMIERDFGSMDEFKKLFLDKAATFFGSGWIWLVLDKDNKLSIEALSNADNPLAHNKVALLACDVWEHAYYIDYRNARPGYLENWYKLINWRFVSDNLADALSNKYTQPCNDNNEVCDYE; encoded by the coding sequence ATGAAGTTTGAATTGATGAAGCTGCCTTATGAAGATACTGCACTCGAACCATATATATCATCGGAAACTATAAGCTACCACTACGGTAAACATCATGCGGCTTATGTAAATAAACTAAATGCTCTTATACAAGAGAGTGAGTTTGAAGAAAAGCCGCTGGAGTATATAATAAAAAATTCGCAAGGCGGAATTTTCAACAACGCGGCACAGGTCTATAATCACGATTTTTACTGGCATGGACTCACCAATACTTCATCCAGCCCCTCGGTGGAGCTATCGGATATGATCGAGAGAGATTTCGGTTCAATGGATGAGTTTAAGAAACTGTTCTTGGATAAAGCGGCTACCTTTTTTGGTTCAGGCTGGATTTGGCTTGTTTTAGACAAAGATAATAAGCTCTCAATAGAGGCTCTCTCCAACGCCGACAATCCATTAGCACACAATAAAGTAGCACTTTTGGCATGTGATGTTTGGGAACATGCATACTACATAGATTATCGCAATGCAAGACCGGGTTATCTTGAAAATTGGTACAAACTTATAAACTGGAGGTTTGTATCAGATAATTTGGCAGATGCACTGAGCAATAAATATACTCAGCCGTGTAACGACAACAACGAGGTGTGCGATTATGAATAA
- a CDS encoding DNA-processing protein DprA: MSIVQDMVPELSSMKSYPKELHYDGDLELLKRVKVSIVGSRKPTKYSRECVQKLSSSLAKHGVCIVSGGAMGIDATAHTGAGSANTIAVLPCGIDLRYPAVNKNLLNEIEKNGLLLSQFEAGFRATPWSFVVRNELVVALGEVLIVAEAEPDSGTMRSVEFAIKMGKKIFVLPHRIGESGGTNRLLSEAKAEAIYDIDAFVAKFCASESLQEIIEDPFIEFCKTNPTYDEAMAKFGAKVFEYELSGEISIKNGKLQII, translated from the coding sequence ATGAGCATAGTTCAAGATATGGTTCCTGAACTATCATCTATGAAGAGCTATCCAAAAGAGCTTCATTACGACGGAGACCTAGAGCTTTTAAAAAGAGTGAAGGTCTCAATTGTCGGAAGCAGAAAACCTACAAAATACTCCCGTGAATGTGTTCAAAAACTATCATCATCTTTGGCAAAACATGGTGTCTGTATTGTAAGCGGAGGGGCGATGGGCATCGATGCAACTGCGCACACTGGTGCAGGAAGTGCGAACACTATTGCGGTACTGCCTTGCGGTATAGATCTGCGTTACCCTGCGGTCAATAAAAATCTATTAAACGAGATAGAAAAAAATGGGCTTCTGCTCTCTCAGTTTGAAGCAGGTTTCAGAGCTACACCTTGGAGCTTTGTCGTTAGAAACGAGCTTGTCGTAGCTCTTGGAGAGGTTCTTATCGTTGCAGAGGCAGAGCCAGATAGTGGAACCATGAGAAGCGTAGAGTTTGCCATAAAGATGGGCAAAAAGATATTTGTACTGCCCCATCGTATTGGAGAGAGCGGCGGAACAAACAGGCTTCTCTCAGAGGCAAAAGCTGAGGCGATATATGACATAGATGCATTTGTGGCAAAGTTTTGCGCATCAGAGAGTTTGCAAGAGATAATAGAGGATCCTTTTATAGAGTTTTGCAAAACTAACCCGACTTATGATGAAGCCATGGCAAAATTTGGTGCAAAGGTTTTTGAGTATGAGTTAAGCGGGGAGATCAGTATAAAGAATGGAAAGCTTCAAATTATCTAA
- a CDS encoding divergent polysaccharide deacetylase family protein, translated as MPRKKKAASKKESRFLINSVWILAVTAVLLGSFIAGYYVGYDSAKKDISQKAKAKEDKKLSMLKKLEEESGKSRDLDISNRLKEVLKKDSKAVVKEQESVGEYEDASHEVDGDVLPKPPKREAIKEGHKPMLAIIIDDVSVRSHVNAIKSLNLPITMSFLPPSKYRPNSHNLASKESFYMVHLPMEAQNFTKEEPFTLKVDDSQELITQRVAEIKKLFPNVKHINNHTGSKFTSDESAVKKLVYALNKANIEFIDSRTIGSTKVPAVMKSYGKKYVSRDIFLDHEFDKNYVKGQIKKAVEFAKEHGSAIAIGHPHSNTILAINESKKLFDEVELVLVDRLY; from the coding sequence ATGCCAAGAAAAAAGAAGGCTGCCTCTAAAAAAGAGTCGAGATTTTTAATAAATTCAGTTTGGATCCTTGCCGTAACAGCTGTGCTTTTGGGTTCATTCATTGCTGGTTATTATGTCGGATATGACAGCGCTAAAAAAGATATTTCCCAAAAAGCTAAAGCAAAAGAGGATAAAAAACTCTCAATGCTAAAAAAGCTTGAAGAGGAATCAGGTAAAAGCAGAGATTTAGATATTAGCAACAGACTCAAAGAGGTGCTAAAAAAAGATAGTAAAGCGGTAGTAAAAGAGCAGGAGAGCGTTGGTGAGTACGAAGATGCTTCACACGAAGTGGATGGAGATGTTCTGCCTAAACCTCCAAAGAGAGAGGCTATTAAGGAGGGGCACAAGCCGATGCTTGCGATCATCATAGATGACGTAAGCGTAAGGTCTCACGTAAATGCCATAAAAAGCCTGAATCTGCCCATAACAATGTCTTTTCTGCCACCAAGTAAATATAGACCTAATTCTCACAACTTAGCCTCGAAAGAGAGCTTTTATATGGTGCATCTGCCTATGGAGGCACAGAACTTTACAAAAGAGGAACCCTTTACTCTTAAAGTGGATGACTCACAAGAGCTCATTACACAAAGAGTAGCCGAGATAAAAAAACTTTTCCCCAATGTAAAGCATATAAATAACCATACAGGTAGTAAATTCACTTCAGATGAGAGTGCCGTAAAAAAACTTGTATATGCCCTTAATAAGGCAAACATAGAGTTTATAGACAGCAGGACGATAGGCTCGACAAAGGTTCCTGCCGTTATGAAAAGCTACGGAAAAAAGTATGTATCAAGAGATATTTTTCTAGATCATGAATTTGATAAAAATTATGTAAAAGGGCAGATCAAAAAAGCGGTTGAGTTTGCAAAAGAGCATGGAAGCGCGATCGCTATAGGACACCCTCACTCAAATACCATTTTGGCGATAAACGAGTCTAAAAAGCTTTTTGATGAAGTTGAGCTTGTTTTGGTAGACAGGCTGTACTGA
- the rpsF gene encoding 30S ribosomal protein S6, which produces MRNYENLVIVKPTLTAEEIQASISAIEEVITSNGGEIAARDAMGMRKLAYPIGKNERGYFHVVYYSVAPSAIGEIERRFRINEDLLRFVTIKYDTNREVAAWNQLVEKANKKASSPATEAKTEEVEAAAETEEVAAESAE; this is translated from the coding sequence ATGAGAAATTACGAAAACCTAGTAATCGTAAAACCAACATTAACGGCAGAAGAGATTCAAGCTAGCATTTCTGCTATCGAAGAAGTTATCACTTCTAACGGCGGCGAAATTGCTGCAAGAGACGCTATGGGGATGAGAAAATTAGCATACCCAATAGGAAAAAATGAGCGTGGTTATTTCCATGTTGTTTATTATTCAGTTGCTCCTTCAGCGATCGGCGAAATTGAGAGACGTTTCCGTATCAATGAAGATCTATTACGTTTTGTGACTATCAAATATGACACAAACCGTGAAGTAGCAGCTTGGAACCAGTTAGTTGAAAAAGCTAACAAAAAAGCTTCATCACCTGCAACAGAAGCTAAAACAGAAGAAGTTGAAGCAGCTGCAGAGACAGAAGAAGTGGCTGCAGAGTCAGCAGAGTAA
- a CDS encoding single-stranded DNA-binding protein, which produces MYNKVILVGNLTRDIELRYSQGGMAIANTAIATSRKFTVNGEKKEEVCFVDITFFARSAEIANQYLRKGSKILVEGRLNFDQWVDQNGQKRSKHSVVVETMQMLDSKGDSQSGGNYAPQQSQAGGQQQGGYAQQQPQSYQQPDNAQQQSYGQNKQMPSSSSIPEIDIDEDEIPF; this is translated from the coding sequence ATGTATAACAAAGTTATTTTGGTTGGAAATCTAACTAGAGATATAGAACTTAGATACTCTCAAGGCGGAATGGCGATAGCAAACACTGCTATAGCAACAAGCCGAAAGTTCACCGTTAACGGAGAGAAAAAAGAGGAAGTTTGCTTTGTAGATATTACATTCTTTGCAAGAAGTGCAGAGATTGCCAACCAATACCTTAGAAAAGGGAGTAAGATCCTCGTAGAAGGTAGACTTAACTTTGATCAATGGGTAGATCAAAACGGACAGAAACGCTCAAAGCACTCTGTAGTTGTTGAGACCATGCAGATGTTAGACTCAAAAGGCGATAGCCAAAGTGGCGGCAACTATGCTCCACAGCAGAGTCAAGCTGGAGGACAACAGCAAGGCGGTTATGCTCAGCAGCAGCCACAAAGCTACCAGCAGCCTGACAACGCACAGCAGCAATCTTATGGACAAAACAAACAGATGCCAAGCAGCAGTTCTATTCCCGAGATAGACATTGATGAAGATGAAATTCCGTTTTAG
- the rpsR gene encoding 30S ribosomal protein S18: MAERRKYKKRYCKYCEAKIDFMDYKDVGALRFSLSERYKIMPRRLTGNCKRHQDMIATVIKRARAAALVPYTVTRKAVVTAPFENLK; this comes from the coding sequence ATGGCAGAAAGAAGAAAGTATAAAAAAAGATACTGTAAGTACTGTGAAGCAAAAATTGACTTCATGGATTATAAAGATGTAGGAGCTCTTCGCTTCTCTCTTTCAGAAAGATATAAAATCATGCCACGTCGTTTAACAGGTAACTGTAAACGTCACCAAGACATGATCGCAACAGTTATTAAAAGAGCTCGTGCTGCGGCATTAGTTCCATATACTGTAACTCGTAAAGCAGTTGTAACTGCACCGTTCGAAAACCTAAAATAG
- a CDS encoding OmpA family protein, with the protein MHYILTILLLTTCIYAKTADFSIIIDEKFNNALVDVAEDYDRSISAVGFIKKYKDASSNSSAVYTNAFDYLSSLSSSSGSQMHLVKVDNSADIVLRRSIDLSKFNEATSLVKTPQNGYFIGGHTLEGSLVLLKLDSDANKIFVKEFGTPNHDKMSKLVSLRDGGILAVGSSTASSSQSYDIFKNGLGLNDIYVARFSKNGTMLWSKKYGSYEDDAGVDAVEADDGSIIVLGKINKDNRLGATLMRITEHGDKIWLHEQLEDRGITPHRIIKLRDSAFAISLSQKDEMNKEQIRVIKIDLQKNILQDKTIHTTYSSVLKDIREYSDGRIVGVGYVQDSYDTDGLAMLLDSKFSMLLQEHYGSRDYDSFNALDILHDSKIAVAGVHTNQDSQETNMWLLKLNQDLSISQLSYKSTDFYSMLSELFRDEIQRGELLIKEDLSINFSDERLYFQVGEYKLTDVQKSFLDRFGKKLFTFLYENKEKIATLEINGHTSSEWGESDFSNSYIKNERLSMNRSFATLSYMFKSQNDKRQKWLSEILKGSGLSFSKKIVVNDTEDKERSRRASFKVLLLND; encoded by the coding sequence ATGCACTATATTCTTACCATTCTTTTACTTACCACTTGCATATACGCAAAAACAGCGGATTTTTCGATCATTATAGATGAGAAGTTCAATAATGCTTTAGTTGATGTAGCTGAAGATTATGACCGTTCTATCTCTGCAGTCGGTTTTATAAAAAAGTACAAAGATGCTTCATCAAACTCTTCTGCCGTATACACTAACGCTTTTGATTACCTCTCTTCTCTCTCAAGCTCCAGCGGCTCACAGATGCATCTTGTAAAGGTCGATAACAGTGCAGATATAGTGCTTAGAAGATCAATAGATCTCTCAAAGTTCAATGAGGCAACCAGCCTTGTAAAAACTCCGCAAAACGGCTACTTTATAGGTGGGCACACGCTGGAAGGTTCTTTGGTTCTTCTAAAACTGGATTCCGATGCAAACAAGATATTTGTCAAAGAGTTTGGAACACCAAATCATGACAAGATGAGCAAACTCGTCTCTCTTCGTGATGGCGGAATTCTGGCGGTCGGCTCTTCAACGGCTTCCTCAAGCCAAAGCTATGACATTTTTAAAAATGGACTTGGATTAAATGATATCTATGTTGCCAGATTTTCAAAAAACGGCACAATGCTCTGGAGCAAGAAGTATGGATCATACGAAGATGATGCAGGCGTTGACGCAGTAGAGGCGGATGACGGTTCTATCATTGTCTTGGGCAAAATAAACAAAGATAATCGCTTGGGAGCTACTCTTATGAGGATCACTGAACATGGAGACAAGATCTGGCTGCATGAGCAGTTAGAAGATAGAGGAATAACCCCTCACAGGATCATAAAACTTAGAGACTCCGCCTTTGCCATCTCCCTCTCCCAAAAAGACGAAATGAACAAAGAGCAGATAAGAGTTATAAAAATAGATCTGCAAAAAAATATCTTACAAGACAAAACAATTCACACAACATATTCAAGTGTTCTAAAAGATATCAGAGAGTACTCCGATGGCAGGATCGTAGGAGTCGGTTATGTCCAAGACAGTTACGATACCGACGGGCTTGCTATGCTTCTTGATTCAAAGTTTTCAATGCTGCTTCAAGAGCACTACGGCTCTAGAGATTACGACTCATTTAATGCGCTTGATATACTTCACGACTCAAAAATAGCTGTTGCGGGAGTACACACAAATCAGGATTCACAAGAGACCAATATGTGGCTTTTAAAACTGAACCAAGACCTCTCCATCTCGCAACTATCTTATAAATCAACAGACTTTTACAGCATGCTTAGCGAGCTTTTCAGAGATGAGATTCAAAGAGGGGAACTGCTTATAAAAGAGGATCTCTCAATAAACTTTAGCGACGAGAGACTCTATTTTCAAGTGGGCGAATACAAGCTTACAGATGTTCAAAAGAGCTTCTTAGATAGATTTGGCAAAAAGCTTTTTACATTTTTGTATGAGAACAAGGAGAAGATAGCAACTCTGGAGATAAACGGTCATACATCAAGCGAATGGGGAGAGAGCGACTTTTCAAACAGCTATATCAAAAATGAACGCCTCTCTATGAACCGCTCTTTTGCGACGCTCAGCTATATGTTTAAGTCTCAAAACGACAAGAGACAGAAATGGTTATCTGAAATTCTCAAAGGAAGCGGTCTTAGTTTTTCTAAAAAAATAGTCGTAAATGACACTGAAGACAAGGAGAGATCAAGAAGAGCCTCTTTTAAAGTTCTTCTTTTAAATGATTAG
- the serB gene encoding phosphoserine phosphatase SerB, which yields MLKLAVFDFDSTLMDGETIDFFAEELGLGEQVSKITEAAMSGELDFFESLQQRVSLLKGLEYSVVERISQNLPYMKGAQETIAELKAMGMKVVCFSGGFRSATGYAKNILGYDADFSNVLHHKNRLLTGLVGGDMMFNYSKGDMLVRLQGLLGVSEDETLVCGDGANDLSMFAHAGTRVAFCAREILRKEANIVIETKDLTQILGKIKC from the coding sequence ATGCTAAAACTGGCTGTTTTTGATTTTGATTCTACGCTTATGGACGGCGAGACGATAGATTTTTTTGCTGAAGAGTTGGGCCTTGGAGAGCAGGTAAGTAAAATTACAGAGGCTGCAATGAGCGGCGAGCTTGATTTTTTTGAATCACTTCAGCAGAGAGTCTCACTTTTAAAGGGGCTGGAGTATAGCGTAGTAGAGAGAATCAGCCAGAATCTTCCTTATATGAAGGGAGCACAAGAGACAATTGCCGAGCTTAAAGCTATGGGCATGAAAGTGGTCTGTTTTAGCGGCGGATTTAGAAGTGCGACGGGATATGCAAAAAATATTTTGGGTTATGATGCCGATTTTTCAAACGTACTGCACCACAAAAATCGCCTCCTCACCGGCCTTGTCGGCGGAGATATGATGTTTAACTACTCAAAGGGCGATATGTTGGTTCGCTTGCAGGGTCTGCTTGGTGTTAGCGAGGATGAAACATTAGTGTGCGGAGACGGAGCAAATGACCTCTCAATGTTTGCTCACGCCGGAACAAGAGTCGCTTTTTGTGCGAGAGAGATACTGCGCAAAGAAGCAAATATAGTAATTGAGACGAAAGACTTAACACAAATATTAGGAAAAATAAAATGTTAG
- a CDS encoding methylenetetrahydrofolate reductase yields MFDELINKLKNDTYITLETTPGHSPIFSPIIETIAELGLDKLVDAFTTTDNPLAKLKYNSLFAAKMLQERFNKPVIATMSMRDRNKIALQSDLLGANEVDVRAILALTGDPASISDQPHTKGVFEADSTLLLEIISCFNSGIDYAGKPLLHKSKEIYPFAVVNSYAKNPKTLQKKMQKKIKHGALGIITQPAYDIQSAKLLLELKDAANEACCNENRSAELILGIFPITKLRTAQFLSAHVPGINVPASWIEALRDAHEKGADEEYRVGFELSKNLFLELKALHPKIHLMTANQFGLAKNILA; encoded by the coding sequence TTGTTTGATGAACTTATAAATAAACTAAAGAACGATACATACATCACCCTAGAGACCACTCCGGGACACTCTCCTATTTTCTCTCCCATCATAGAGACGATAGCAGAACTTGGTCTTGATAAACTTGTAGACGCCTTTACGACTACCGACAATCCTCTGGCAAAGTTAAAATACAACTCACTTTTTGCCGCAAAGATGCTTCAAGAGAGATTTAACAAGCCTGTAATTGCGACTATGAGCATGCGTGATAGAAATAAAATTGCCCTGCAATCAGATCTTTTGGGAGCAAACGAGGTAGATGTAAGAGCCATACTAGCCCTTACGGGAGATCCTGCATCTATCTCTGATCAGCCCCACACAAAGGGTGTTTTTGAAGCAGACAGTACACTTTTGCTTGAGATCATCTCATGTTTTAACAGCGGAATTGATTATGCAGGAAAACCGCTTTTGCATAAATCAAAAGAGATCTACCCTTTTGCCGTCGTAAACTCTTATGCAAAAAATCCCAAGACACTGCAAAAAAAGATGCAAAAAAAGATAAAACACGGTGCTCTTGGAATAATTACACAACCAGCTTACGACATCCAGAGCGCAAAACTGCTGCTTGAACTAAAAGATGCGGCAAACGAAGCGTGCTGTAACGAAAACAGAAGTGCCGAACTGATACTAGGAATTTTTCCTATTACAAAACTAAGAACCGCACAATTTCTCTCAGCTCATGTTCCCGGCATAAACGTACCTGCTTCATGGATAGAAGCTCTTAGAGATGCGCATGAAAAAGGAGCAGATGAGGAGTATAGAGTAGGATTTGAGCTTAGCAAAAATCTCTTTTTAGAGTTAAAAGCGCTCCATCCGAAAATTCACCTCATGACTGCAAATCAATTCGGGTTGGCTAAAAATATATTAGCATAG